From the Rhinolophus sinicus isolate RSC01 linkage group LG02, ASM3656204v1, whole genome shotgun sequence genome, one window contains:
- the ERP27 gene encoding endoplasmic reticulum resident protein 27 isoform X2, which translates to MEAAPSRCLFLLFLVTCELSPDIAAEIQESSDGPGSSQGPVWLTDVPAAMEFIAAAEVAVIGFFQDLEIPAVSIFHSMVQKFQDVSFGISNDSEVWAHYNVTGNTISLFRLTVVGIFNSMIQIHLLLIMNKASPEYEEIILRYQKAAKLFQGKILFILVDSGVKENGKVISFFKLKESQLPALAIYRTLDDEWDTLPMAEVSVENVQNFCDGFLEGKRPRENHESEDKTPKVEL; encoded by the exons ATGGAAGCTGCGCCATCCAGGTGCCTGTTCCTATTATTTCTCGTCACATGTGAGCTGTCCCCAGATATTGCTGCAGAAATTCAGGAATCCTCAG atggtCCCGGTTCTTCCCAGGGACCTGTGTGGCTCACAGATGTCCCCGCTGCCATGGAATTCATTGCTGCTGCTGAAGTGGCTGTCATAGGCTTCTTCCAG GATTTGGAAATACCTGCAGTGTCCATATTCCATAGCATGGTGCAAAAATTCCAGGATGTGTCATTTGGAATAAGCAATGATTCCGAGGTTTGGGCCCACTACAACGTCACTGGGAACACCATTTCTCTCTTTCGTCTG ACTGTGGTTGGCATATTTAACAGCATGATTCAGATTCATCTTCTCCTGATAATGAACAAGGCCTCCCCCGAGTATGAAGAAATCATACTCAGGTACCAGAAGGCAGCAAAGCTCTTCCAGGGGAAG ATTCTCTTTATTCTGGTGGACAGTGGTGTGAAGGAAAATGGCAAGGTgatatcatttttcaaattaaaggagTCTCAACTGCCTGCTCTAGCAATTTACCGGACTCTAGATGACGAGTGGGATACACTGCCCATGGCAGAAGTTTCAGTAGAGAACGTGCAAAACTTTTGTGATGGATTCCTAGAAGGGAAACGGCCG agagaaaatcatGAATCAGAAGACAAGACTCCAAAAGTGGAACTCTGA
- the ERP27 gene encoding endoplasmic reticulum resident protein 27 isoform X1 → MEAAPSRCLFLLFLVTCELSPDIAAEIQESSDGPGSSQGPVWLTDVPAAMEFIAAAEVAVIGFFQDLEIPAVSIFHSMVQKFQDVSFGISNDSEVWAHYNVTGNTISLFRLVDNKQLDLDSEETESIDATILSRFIEINSLHLVTEYNPVTVVGIFNSMIQIHLLLIMNKASPEYEEIILRYQKAAKLFQGKILFILVDSGVKENGKVISFFKLKESQLPALAIYRTLDDEWDTLPMAEVSVENVQNFCDGFLEGKRPRENHESEDKTPKVEL, encoded by the exons ATGGAAGCTGCGCCATCCAGGTGCCTGTTCCTATTATTTCTCGTCACATGTGAGCTGTCCCCAGATATTGCTGCAGAAATTCAGGAATCCTCAG atggtCCCGGTTCTTCCCAGGGACCTGTGTGGCTCACAGATGTCCCCGCTGCCATGGAATTCATTGCTGCTGCTGAAGTGGCTGTCATAGGCTTCTTCCAG GATTTGGAAATACCTGCAGTGTCCATATTCCATAGCATGGTGCAAAAATTCCAGGATGTGTCATTTGGAATAAGCAATGATTCCGAGGTTTGGGCCCACTACAACGTCACTGGGAACACCATTTCTCTCTTTCGTCTG GTGGATAACAAACAACTGGATTTAGACAGTGAAGAGACCGAAAGCATTGATGCCACAATATTAAGCCGTTTCATTGAGATCAACAGTCTCCACTTGGTGACAGAGTACAACCCTGTG ACTGTGGTTGGCATATTTAACAGCATGATTCAGATTCATCTTCTCCTGATAATGAACAAGGCCTCCCCCGAGTATGAAGAAATCATACTCAGGTACCAGAAGGCAGCAAAGCTCTTCCAGGGGAAG ATTCTCTTTATTCTGGTGGACAGTGGTGTGAAGGAAAATGGCAAGGTgatatcatttttcaaattaaaggagTCTCAACTGCCTGCTCTAGCAATTTACCGGACTCTAGATGACGAGTGGGATACACTGCCCATGGCAGAAGTTTCAGTAGAGAACGTGCAAAACTTTTGTGATGGATTCCTAGAAGGGAAACGGCCG agagaaaatcatGAATCAGAAGACAAGACTCCAAAAGTGGAACTCTGA